From a single Artemia franciscana chromosome 9, ASM3288406v1, whole genome shotgun sequence genomic region:
- the LOC136031374 gene encoding zinc finger protein OZF-like isoform X1: protein MDTFNHFSCTAVKEELEDILANDEKSLFGTPNAMSLPKVEGSLLNFFLDVSAKLDPDCQSLQLEPNINLDGVDPSIATFHKNGITKQGSRAFNKLDRTRICLKTEMNLDCQYDMPPDIDIFSESTSAKKEISGFDLSCNQRTQTGENPYKYDICEKYFTAMSAKSQHQNTHTGEKPFDCNVCGKKFTQSSSLSCHQRTHTGEKSFKCDICKKKFTRSSSLTSHQRIHTGEKPFECNVCEKKFTRRSYLSRHQMNHTGERPFKCEVCEKYFTASSDLSRHQRNHTREKLFKCDICEKCFASNCDLSRHQRTHTGEKPFECNVCGKKFTQSSSLTFHQKSHTGEKPFECNLCGKFFPRSSSLSLHQLTHTGENPFKCDICDKHFTSSSQLSCHQRTHTGEKPFECNLCGKCFSQSSSLSLHQRTHTGEKPFKCDICEKCFTSGSQLSRHQRTHTGEKPFECNLCGNFFSQSSSLSLHQRNHTGEKPFRCDVCEKCFTSRRNLYHHQRTHTKKKPFMFVSV, encoded by the exons ATGGACACATTCAACCACTTTAGTTGTACTGCTGTTAAGGAAG AGCTTGAAGATATATTGGCCAAtgatgaaaaaagtttgtttggCACTCCAAATGCTATGTCACTACCTAAAGTGGAAGGCagtcttttgaattttttcttagaCGTATCTGCCAAGCTCGATCCTGATTGCCAATCTCTTCAACTGGAGCCAAATATTAACTTGGATGGTGTCG atccCTCTATTGCAACCTTCCACAAAAATGGTATCACAAAACAAGGATCCAGAGCATTTAATAAGCTTGATCGTACAAGAATATGCctaaaaacagaaatgaatCTAGATTGTCAATACGACATGCCCCCCGACATTGATATATTCAGTGAAAGCACTTCTGCTAAAAAGGAAATTTCGGGTTTCGATCTATCTTGTAATCAAAGAACTCAAACTGGAGAAAACCCTTACAAATATGATATCTGTGAGAAATATTTTACTGCTATGTCTGCGAAATCTCAGCATCAAAatactcatactggagaaaaaccttttgacTGTAATGTATGCGGAAAAAAATTCACTCAGAGTTCTAGTTTGTCTTGTCATCAAAGGACTCATACAGGAGAAAAATCTTTCAAATgtgatatatgtaaaaaaaaatttactcgaAGTTCCAGTTTGACTTctcatcaaagaattcatacaggagaaaaaccttttgaatgtaatgtatgtgaaaaaaaatttactagaaGATCCTATTTGTCTCGTCATCAAATGAATCATACTGGAGAAAGACCTTTCAAATGTGAGGTTTGTGAAAAGTATTTTACTGCTAGTTCTGATTTATCTCGCCATCAAAGAAATCATACtagagaaaaacttttcaaatgtgATATTTGTGAGAAATGCTTTGCTTCTAATTGTGATTTATCTCGGCATCAAaggactcatactggagaaaaaccttttgagTGTAACGTATGCGGAAAAAAATTTACTCAAAGTTCCAGTTTGACTTTTCATCAAAAGAGTCATAcaggagaaaaacctttcgaatGTAATTTATGTGGAAAATTTTTTCCTCGTAGTTCCAGTTTATCTCTTCATCAGTTGACTCACACTGGAGAAAACCCTTTCAAATGTGATATTTGTGACAAACATTTTACCTCTAGTTCTCAATTATCTTGTCATCAAAGGACTCATAcaggagaaaaacctttcgaatGTAATTTATGtggaaaatgtttttctcaAAGTTCCAGTTTATCTCTTCATCAAaggactcatactggagaaaaaccttttaaatgtGATATTTGTGAGAAATGTTTTACCTCTGGTTCTCAATTATCTCGTCATCAAAGGACTCATAcaggagaaaaaccttttgaatgtaatttatgcggaaattttttttctcagagttCCAGTTTATCTCTTCATCAAAGGaatcatactggagaaaaaccttttagATGTGATGTTTGTGAGAAATGTTTTACTTCTAGACGTAATTTATATCatcatcaaagaactcataccAAGAAGAAACCATTTATGTTTGTGAGTGTGTAA
- the LOC136031374 gene encoding zinc finger protein OZF-like isoform X2: protein MSLPKVEGSLLNFFLDVSAKLDPDCQSLQLEPNINLDGVDPSIATFHKNGITKQGSRAFNKLDRTRICLKTEMNLDCQYDMPPDIDIFSESTSAKKEISGFDLSCNQRTQTGENPYKYDICEKYFTAMSAKSQHQNTHTGEKPFDCNVCGKKFTQSSSLSCHQRTHTGEKSFKCDICKKKFTRSSSLTSHQRIHTGEKPFECNVCEKKFTRRSYLSRHQMNHTGERPFKCEVCEKYFTASSDLSRHQRNHTREKLFKCDICEKCFASNCDLSRHQRTHTGEKPFECNVCGKKFTQSSSLTFHQKSHTGEKPFECNLCGKFFPRSSSLSLHQLTHTGENPFKCDICDKHFTSSSQLSCHQRTHTGEKPFECNLCGKCFSQSSSLSLHQRTHTGEKPFKCDICEKCFTSGSQLSRHQRTHTGEKPFECNLCGNFFSQSSSLSLHQRNHTGEKPFRCDVCEKCFTSRRNLYHHQRTHTKKKPFMFVSV from the exons ATGTCACTACCTAAAGTGGAAGGCagtcttttgaattttttcttagaCGTATCTGCCAAGCTCGATCCTGATTGCCAATCTCTTCAACTGGAGCCAAATATTAACTTGGATGGTGTCG atccCTCTATTGCAACCTTCCACAAAAATGGTATCACAAAACAAGGATCCAGAGCATTTAATAAGCTTGATCGTACAAGAATATGCctaaaaacagaaatgaatCTAGATTGTCAATACGACATGCCCCCCGACATTGATATATTCAGTGAAAGCACTTCTGCTAAAAAGGAAATTTCGGGTTTCGATCTATCTTGTAATCAAAGAACTCAAACTGGAGAAAACCCTTACAAATATGATATCTGTGAGAAATATTTTACTGCTATGTCTGCGAAATCTCAGCATCAAAatactcatactggagaaaaaccttttgacTGTAATGTATGCGGAAAAAAATTCACTCAGAGTTCTAGTTTGTCTTGTCATCAAAGGACTCATACAGGAGAAAAATCTTTCAAATgtgatatatgtaaaaaaaaatttactcgaAGTTCCAGTTTGACTTctcatcaaagaattcatacaggagaaaaaccttttgaatgtaatgtatgtgaaaaaaaatttactagaaGATCCTATTTGTCTCGTCATCAAATGAATCATACTGGAGAAAGACCTTTCAAATGTGAGGTTTGTGAAAAGTATTTTACTGCTAGTTCTGATTTATCTCGCCATCAAAGAAATCATACtagagaaaaacttttcaaatgtgATATTTGTGAGAAATGCTTTGCTTCTAATTGTGATTTATCTCGGCATCAAaggactcatactggagaaaaaccttttgagTGTAACGTATGCGGAAAAAAATTTACTCAAAGTTCCAGTTTGACTTTTCATCAAAAGAGTCATAcaggagaaaaacctttcgaatGTAATTTATGTGGAAAATTTTTTCCTCGTAGTTCCAGTTTATCTCTTCATCAGTTGACTCACACTGGAGAAAACCCTTTCAAATGTGATATTTGTGACAAACATTTTACCTCTAGTTCTCAATTATCTTGTCATCAAAGGACTCATAcaggagaaaaacctttcgaatGTAATTTATGtggaaaatgtttttctcaAAGTTCCAGTTTATCTCTTCATCAAaggactcatactggagaaaaaccttttaaatgtGATATTTGTGAGAAATGTTTTACCTCTGGTTCTCAATTATCTCGTCATCAAAGGACTCATAcaggagaaaaaccttttgaatgtaatttatgcggaaattttttttctcagagttCCAGTTTATCTCTTCATCAAAGGaatcatactggagaaaaaccttttagATGTGATGTTTGTGAGAAATGTTTTACTTCTAGACGTAATTTATATCatcatcaaagaactcataccAAGAAGAAACCATTTATGTTTGTGAGTGTGTAA